A single Micromonospora sp. CCTCC AA 2012012 DNA region contains:
- a CDS encoding DeoR/GlpR family DNA-binding transcription regulator, with the protein MLARQRQAAILDRVRTEGGVRVTELAAEFGVSDMTIRRDLETLHEQGLLAKVHGGATLAGPGSTDEPGFRAKSVRQSAEKAAIAARAAQLVRPGAAIALSAGTTTAELARRLVDVPGLTVVTNSLPVAEILHVGGGPDQTVVLTGGVRTPSDALVGPLAVAAIDALHLDVLFLGVHGISERAGFTTPNLMEADTDRALVAAADRLVVLADHTKWGTVGISSIVPLAAADVLVTDDQLAPDARRVLDEKVGELVVVSGTGRATEEAE; encoded by the coding sequence ATGCTGGCGCGACAGCGGCAGGCGGCCATCCTGGACCGGGTCCGCACCGAGGGCGGGGTGCGGGTGACCGAACTGGCCGCCGAGTTCGGCGTCTCCGACATGACCATCCGGCGCGACCTGGAGACGCTGCACGAGCAGGGCCTGCTGGCAAAGGTGCACGGCGGGGCGACCCTCGCCGGCCCCGGCTCCACCGACGAGCCGGGCTTCCGGGCCAAGTCGGTGCGACAGTCCGCGGAGAAGGCGGCGATCGCGGCCCGCGCGGCCCAACTGGTCCGCCCCGGCGCGGCGATCGCCCTCTCGGCCGGCACCACCACCGCCGAGCTGGCCCGCCGGCTGGTCGACGTGCCCGGCCTGACCGTGGTGACCAACTCCCTGCCGGTCGCCGAGATCCTGCACGTCGGGGGCGGCCCGGACCAGACCGTGGTGCTCACCGGCGGCGTCCGCACACCGTCCGACGCGCTGGTCGGGCCGCTGGCCGTCGCGGCCATCGACGCCCTCCACCTGGACGTGCTCTTCCTCGGCGTGCACGGGATCAGCGAGCGCGCCGGCTTCACCACGCCGAACCTGATGGAGGCGGACACCGACCGGGCGCTGGTGGCGGCGGCCGACCGGCTGGTGGTGCTCGCCGACCACACCAAGTGGGGCACGGTGGGGATCTCCTCCATCGTTCCCCTGGCCGCCGCGGACGTGCTCGTCACGGACGACCAGTTGGCACCGGACGCACGGCGGGTACTCGACGAGAAGGTGGGCGAACTGGTGGTCGTGTCCGGCACCGGGCGGGCCACGGAGGAGGCGGAGTGA
- the cysC gene encoding adenylyl-sulfate kinase: MNNGWVLPEDVLRDAPAYAPRTGELADLELLLTGAYAPLTGFMTRADLTALSRRGRLADGTSWPVPVTLQVPAALADGLDPDDPARRALVLTDGEGAPVAAMDVTDRWPVREGVVGLGGPVRRLGDGGHGPFQRLRRSPDDVRGLLPPGRVLGVFADRPLHRPQLAQIAHAARTLGAHLLVMIPVGEDGVDGLPAEALVRSVFAARDRMPPATLVAVPLVRRRDEISDALLRARIAAAYGVTHLLSTTDVLSGAGLRVLVPRELAYDNRDGQWRWREDIPPRNRRLALSQAEIDDLLDRGFPLPEWHTPPAVAKELARARPPRRHRGLVVFLTGLSGSGKSTIARGLADALREGGDRTITLLDGDVVRRELSAGLTFSKADRDLNVRRIGWVAAEIARHRGVGICCPIAPYAAARATAREMAHAAGAGFLLVHVATPLEVCEQRDRKGLYARARAGLLTGMTGIDDPYEEPTDADLVVDTTDMTIDEAVQLVVGHLTETGWVEPRLQSA, encoded by the coding sequence ATGAACAACGGGTGGGTGCTGCCCGAGGATGTCTTGCGGGACGCGCCGGCATACGCGCCCCGCACCGGTGAACTGGCCGATCTGGAGTTGCTGCTGACCGGGGCGTACGCCCCGCTGACCGGCTTCATGACCCGCGCCGACCTCACCGCGCTGAGCCGGCGCGGCCGGTTGGCGGACGGCACGTCGTGGCCGGTGCCGGTGACCCTCCAGGTGCCGGCGGCGCTCGCCGACGGCCTCGACCCGGACGATCCGGCGCGTCGGGCCCTGGTGCTGACCGACGGCGAGGGCGCCCCGGTCGCGGCCATGGACGTGACCGACCGCTGGCCGGTACGCGAGGGCGTGGTCGGGCTCGGTGGGCCGGTCCGCCGGCTCGGCGACGGTGGGCACGGGCCGTTCCAGCGGCTGCGGCGCAGCCCGGACGACGTCCGCGGGCTGCTGCCCCCGGGCCGGGTGCTCGGCGTCTTCGCCGACCGTCCGCTGCACCGGCCGCAGCTCGCGCAGATCGCGCACGCCGCCCGGACGCTCGGCGCGCACCTGCTGGTGATGATCCCGGTTGGCGAGGACGGGGTCGACGGGCTGCCCGCGGAGGCGCTGGTCCGCAGCGTCTTCGCCGCCCGCGACCGGATGCCCCCGGCGACCCTGGTGGCGGTGCCGCTGGTCCGTCGCCGCGACGAGATCAGCGACGCGCTGCTGCGGGCCCGGATCGCCGCCGCGTACGGGGTGACCCATCTACTCTCCACCACCGACGTCCTCTCCGGCGCGGGCCTGCGGGTGCTGGTGCCCCGCGAGCTGGCCTACGACAACCGGGACGGGCAGTGGCGCTGGCGGGAGGACATCCCGCCGCGCAACCGCCGGCTGGCGCTGAGCCAGGCGGAGATCGACGACCTGCTGGACCGGGGCTTCCCGCTGCCCGAGTGGCACACCCCGCCGGCGGTGGCGAAGGAGCTGGCCCGGGCCCGTCCGCCGCGCCGGCACCGGGGCCTGGTGGTCTTCCTGACCGGCCTCTCCGGGTCCGGCAAGTCGACCATCGCCCGCGGTCTGGCCGACGCGCTGCGCGAGGGCGGCGACCGGACGATCACCCTGCTGGACGGGGACGTGGTGCGCCGGGAGCTCTCCGCCGGGCTGACCTTCAGCAAGGCCGACCGGGATCTCAACGTGCGCCGGATCGGCTGGGTGGCCGCCGAGATCGCCCGGCACCGGGGGGTGGGCATCTGCTGCCCGATCGCCCCGTACGCGGCCGCCCGGGCGACCGCCCGGGAGATGGCCCACGCCGCCGGGGCGGGCTTCCTGCTGGTCCACGTCGCCACCCCGCTGGAGGTGTGCGAGCAGCGCGACCGCAAGGGCCTGTACGCGCGGGCCCGGGCCGGTCTGCTCACCGGGATGACCGGCATCGACGACCCGTACGAGGAGCCGACCGACGCTGATCTGGTGGTGGACACCACCGACATGACCATCGACGAGGCGGTCCAGCTCGTGGTGGGTCACCTGACCGAGACCGGCTGGGTGGAGCCTCGCCTCCAGTCCGCCTGA
- a CDS encoding DM13 domain-containing protein, whose product MRTRLPHKPLTWVVVAVVGAGAAFGLFWFQPWKLVTDTEVHEQLTAIESVAPAPLPSGAPSATSAPAGPTLVGRGDFVAHEHDTTGSARLVRRADGRFRLELVGLVTSNGPDLQVWLTDQPVRTGPSGWKVFDDGRRVELGPLKGNRGDQAYDLPAGTDVTGLTSVAIWCERFAVSFGAAPLDPTG is encoded by the coding sequence ATGCGAACCCGACTGCCGCACAAGCCGCTGACCTGGGTCGTGGTCGCCGTCGTCGGCGCCGGGGCCGCGTTCGGGCTGTTCTGGTTCCAGCCCTGGAAGCTGGTCACCGACACCGAGGTGCACGAGCAGCTCACCGCGATCGAGTCGGTGGCGCCCGCCCCGCTGCCGTCCGGAGCGCCGTCCGCGACCAGCGCGCCGGCCGGTCCCACCCTGGTCGGTCGGGGCGACTTCGTCGCCCACGAGCACGACACCACCGGCAGCGCGCGACTCGTCCGGCGCGCCGACGGCCGGTTCCGGCTGGAACTGGTCGGGCTGGTCACCTCCAACGGTCCGGATCTTCAGGTCTGGCTGACCGACCAGCCGGTGCGCACCGGTCCGTCCGGGTGGAAGGTCTTCGACGACGGCCGCCGGGTCGAGCTGGGCCCGCTCAAGGGCAACCGCGGCGACCAGGCGTACGACCTTCCCGCCGGCACCGACGTCACCGGCCTGACCAGCGTGGCGATCTGGTGCGAACGGTTCGCGGTGTCGTTCGGGGCCGCCCCGCTGGACCCGACCGGTTGA
- a CDS encoding ABC transporter ATP-binding protein: MTLIATESLTKTYGGRVTALADLTVSVEPGIIGLVGANGAGKSTLIKILLGLLPPTSGRVSVLGLDPTSDPAAVRARIGYMPEHDALPPDLSAAELVTHLGRISGLPRTVARERASEALRHVGLYEERYRPVGGYSTGMKQRVKLAQALVHDPDLLLLDEPTNGLDPAGRDAMLALIHRIGTEFGISVLVCSHLLGEVERICDTLIAIDGGRLLRADHISAMTSATDVLAVEVSEGTDELAARLAALDLPVSRDGRLLLVPLADDATYDLILGAVAELDLPLHRLDQRRHRVAELFAVREPSHV, encoded by the coding sequence GTGACACTGATCGCGACCGAGTCGCTGACCAAGACGTACGGGGGTCGGGTCACCGCACTCGCCGACCTCACGGTGTCGGTCGAGCCGGGGATCATCGGCCTGGTCGGCGCGAACGGCGCCGGCAAGTCCACGTTGATCAAGATCCTGCTCGGCCTGCTCCCACCGACCAGCGGCCGGGTCTCCGTGCTCGGCCTCGACCCGACCAGCGATCCGGCGGCGGTCCGCGCCCGGATCGGCTACATGCCCGAGCACGACGCCCTGCCGCCCGACCTCTCCGCCGCCGAGCTGGTCACCCACCTGGGGCGGATCAGCGGCCTGCCCCGCACGGTGGCCCGGGAACGCGCCTCCGAGGCGCTGCGCCACGTGGGCCTCTACGAGGAGCGCTACCGCCCGGTCGGCGGCTACTCCACCGGCATGAAGCAGCGGGTCAAGCTCGCCCAGGCGCTCGTGCACGACCCGGACCTGCTGCTGCTCGACGAGCCGACCAACGGCCTCGACCCGGCCGGCCGGGACGCGATGCTCGCGCTGATCCACCGCATCGGCACCGAGTTCGGCATCTCCGTGCTGGTCTGCTCGCACCTGCTCGGCGAGGTGGAGCGGATCTGCGACACGCTGATCGCCATCGACGGCGGGCGACTGCTGCGCGCCGACCACATCTCCGCGATGACCTCCGCCACCGACGTGCTCGCCGTCGAGGTCAGTGAGGGCACCGACGAGCTGGCCGCCCGGCTCGCCGCGCTCGACCTGCCGGTGTCCCGGGACGGTCGGCTGCTGCTCGTCCCGCTCGCCGACGACGCCACGTACGACCTGATCCTCGGCGCGGTCGCCGAGCTGGACCTGCCGCTGCACCGGCTGGACCAGCGCCGGCACCGGGTGGCCGAACTCTTCGCCGTGAGGGAGCCCAGCCATGTCTGA
- a CDS encoding ABC transporter permease, protein MSESTGVIHDIGYQRYTGPRLGRRQVFGALYGHGLRTAFGLGRTAKAKIFPWLVVGIVVVTAAGLTAVRSQLGRAVMTYAQFADSMSWLVIFFVAVVGPELVSRDLRSGVLPLYFSRPLARGDYALAKLLSLVTALWLLLGAPQLVMFLGAAFTTDDGMHGVWNELLDLLPGLLYAALWAVVFASVGLLIASLTGKRAFAAGGIVAAFLMTTPIVGTLSIMPSRAVNELALLASPSTLVQGVGLYTLGDLLAPAGEANRLIGGFGPVYVLAAVLLVAGCVTLLLLRYRKVAAR, encoded by the coding sequence ATGTCTGAGTCGACCGGCGTCATCCACGACATCGGCTACCAGCGCTACACCGGGCCACGGCTGGGTCGCCGGCAGGTCTTCGGCGCCCTCTACGGGCACGGGCTGCGCACCGCGTTCGGGCTGGGGCGTACCGCCAAGGCGAAGATCTTCCCCTGGCTGGTCGTCGGCATCGTGGTGGTCACCGCCGCCGGGCTGACCGCGGTGCGCAGCCAGCTCGGCCGGGCCGTCATGACGTACGCCCAGTTCGCCGACTCGATGAGCTGGCTGGTCATCTTCTTCGTCGCGGTGGTCGGGCCGGAGCTGGTCTCCCGCGACCTGCGCAGCGGGGTGCTGCCGCTCTACTTCTCCCGGCCGCTGGCGCGCGGCGACTACGCCCTGGCCAAGCTGCTGAGCCTGGTGACCGCGCTGTGGCTGCTGCTCGGTGCGCCGCAGCTGGTGATGTTCCTCGGCGCGGCGTTCACCACCGACGACGGGATGCACGGGGTCTGGAACGAGCTGCTGGACCTGCTCCCCGGCCTGCTCTACGCGGCGCTCTGGGCGGTGGTCTTCGCCTCCGTCGGGCTGCTGATCGCCTCGCTCACCGGCAAGCGGGCGTTCGCCGCCGGTGGGATCGTGGCGGCCTTCCTGATGACCACCCCGATCGTCGGCACGCTGTCGATCATGCCGTCCCGGGCGGTCAACGAGCTGGCCCTGCTCGCCTCGCCGTCCACCCTGGTCCAGGGCGTCGGCCTCTACACCCTCGGTGACCTGCTGGCCCCTGCCGGGGAGGCGAACCGCCTGATCGGCGGCTTCGGTCCGGTCTACGTCCTCGCCGCCGTGCTGCTCGTCGCCGGCTGCGTCACCCTGCTGCTGCTGCGATACCGGAAGGTGGCCGCCCGATGA
- a CDS encoding ABC transporter ATP-binding protein, whose protein sequence is MTTISAGPAATTPTATTSTLDLAGVSRWYGNVVAVNDVTMRLGPGVTGLLGPNGAGKTTLLHMMAGFLAPSRGGVTLDGEPTWRNPAVYRRLGLVSEREAVHSFLTAYEFVLASAKLHRLPDPEAAARRAIALVELEGAQERRIGTYSKGMRQRTRVAAALVHDPQVLLLDEPFNGMDPRQRLHMMALLHSLGDAGRTILFSSHILEEVEQVSGTVQVMVAGRLAASGDFRTIRRLMTNRPHVFAVRSTDDRALAVALIAEESVTGVELGRDGLTVRAGDYGAFTRALPKIALARGIRVRALTPEDESLESVFSYLVGA, encoded by the coding sequence ATGACCACGATCAGCGCCGGCCCTGCGGCGACCACCCCGACCGCGACCACCAGCACCCTCGACCTCGCCGGCGTCTCCCGCTGGTACGGCAACGTCGTGGCGGTCAACGACGTCACCATGCGGCTCGGCCCCGGCGTGACCGGCCTGCTCGGCCCGAACGGCGCCGGCAAGACCACGCTGCTGCACATGATGGCCGGCTTCCTCGCCCCCTCCCGGGGCGGCGTCACCCTCGACGGCGAGCCCACCTGGCGCAACCCGGCCGTCTACCGGCGGCTCGGCCTGGTCAGCGAGCGGGAGGCGGTGCACAGCTTCCTCACCGCGTACGAGTTCGTGCTGGCCAGCGCGAAGCTGCACCGGCTGCCCGACCCCGAGGCGGCGGCCCGGCGGGCCATCGCGCTGGTCGAGCTGGAGGGGGCGCAGGAACGCCGGATCGGCACGTACTCCAAGGGCATGCGGCAGCGCACCCGCGTCGCCGCGGCGCTGGTCCACGACCCGCAGGTGCTGCTGCTCGACGAACCCTTCAACGGGATGGACCCGCGGCAGCGGCTGCACATGATGGCCCTGCTGCACTCCCTCGGCGACGCCGGCCGGACCATCCTGTTCAGCTCGCACATCCTGGAGGAGGTCGAGCAGGTCTCCGGCACGGTGCAGGTGATGGTCGCCGGTCGGCTGGCCGCCTCCGGCGACTTCCGGACCATCCGGCGACTGATGACCAACCGGCCGCACGTCTTCGCGGTCCGCTCCACCGACGACCGGGCCCTGGCGGTCGCGCTGATCGCCGAGGAGTCGGTGACCGGGGTCGAGCTGGGCCGCGACGGGCTGACCGTCCGGGCCGGCGACTACGGCGCCTTCACCCGGGCACTGCCGAAGATCGCGCTGGCCCGGGGCATCCGGGTCCGCGCGCTGACGCCCGAGGACGAATCCCTGGAGAGCGTCTTCTCCTATCTGGTGGGGGCCTGA
- a CDS encoding ABC transporter permease, which translates to MSTVSWITVRGLFGRRRFLLLLPLPALLLVLAIVSRSLGVDPGQWAPPVVVGLGLAVVLPVVALIVGTGVLGAEIDDGTVVHILTKPLPRWQIVLPKLAVATGVTAATVAVPIYVAGVLAHSVRLGLALAAASALGALAYSALFLALSLVTRRPVLLGLVYVLIWEGLLGRFVSGTKVLSIQQWVIALADRMAPTELLSATVSVPVAAVLTALVSVGFTVLAIDRLRSFSVAGETS; encoded by the coding sequence ATGTCGACCGTTTCCTGGATCACCGTGCGCGGCCTCTTCGGCCGGCGGCGGTTCCTGCTGCTGCTCCCGCTGCCGGCGCTGCTCCTGGTGCTCGCGATCGTCTCCCGTTCGCTCGGCGTCGACCCCGGCCAGTGGGCACCGCCGGTGGTGGTGGGCCTCGGCCTGGCCGTGGTGCTGCCGGTGGTCGCGCTGATCGTGGGCACCGGCGTGCTGGGCGCCGAGATCGACGACGGCACGGTGGTGCACATCCTGACCAAGCCGCTGCCGCGCTGGCAGATCGTGCTGCCGAAGCTCGCGGTGGCGACCGGGGTCACCGCGGCCACCGTCGCCGTGCCGATCTACGTCGCGGGCGTGCTGGCCCATTCGGTACGACTCGGCCTGGCGCTCGCCGCCGCGTCCGCGCTGGGCGCGCTGGCGTACTCGGCGCTGTTCCTGGCGCTGAGCCTGGTCACCCGGCGGCCGGTCCTGCTCGGGCTGGTCTACGTGCTGATCTGGGAGGGGCTGCTGGGCCGCTTCGTCAGCGGTACGAAGGTGCTCTCGATCCAGCAGTGGGTGATCGCCCTGGCCGACCGGATGGCCCCGACGGAGCTGCTGTCGGCCACCGTCTCGGTGCCGGTCGCCGCGGTGCTGACCGCCCTGGTCAGCGTCGGCTTCACCGTGTTGGCCATCGACCGCCTCCGCTCGTTCAGCGTGGCCGGCGAGACGAGCTGA
- the valS gene encoding valine--tRNA ligase, which yields MTDTARTARTGVPERPTLDGLEESWARRWQEDGTYAFDRTKERSDVYAIDTPPPTVSGELHMGHVFSYTHTDTVARFQRMRGRTVFYPMGWDDNGLPTERRVQNVYAVRCDPTLPYDPRWQPPAGPVTEAARKDPTAVSRRNFVELCERLTAEDEQVFEALWRRLGLSVDWSLTYTTIGRVARATSQRAFLRNLARGEAYQAEAPTLWDVGFATAVAQAELEDRERPGAYHRLRFTGPGGREVLIDTTRPELLPACVALVCHPDDERYADLVGASVRTPVFGVEVPVRAHPLADPAKGTGIAMVCTFGDLTDVTWWRDLELATRVVIGRDGRLLPEPPAGVPAQPYAALAGQTVAAARRTLVGLLRDAGDLVGEPREITHPVKFYERGDRPLEIVSTRQWYLRNGGRDADLRAELLARGAELRWVPEHMRHRYDHWVGGLTGDWLVSRQRFFGVPVPVWYRLDDAGEPDWSQPLTPDESMLPVDPSSDAPPGHDESQRGVPGGFVGDPDVLDTWATSSLTPQIVGGWETDPDLFGRVFPMDLRPQGQEIIRTWLFASVVRAHLEHGVLPWRDTVLSGWILDPDRKKMSKSKGNVVTPMGLLEQHGSDAVRYWAANGKPGMDLAFDPAQIKVGRRLATKLLNASKFALGLGAADALRAPATTPLDTAMLAELTGVVGTATAAFDAYDHTAALQATESFFWRFCDDYIELVKERAYGTGAGADSARAALATALSVQLRLFAPVLPFVTEEIWSWWRYGSVHRATWPTTYEVGRAIQAPGDPELLRLAADALGQVRRAKSERKLSMRAEVPLAEALGPAALLDQLTSIADDVRAAGRIATLDLLPDRTPELVIACAF from the coding sequence ATGACCGACACGGCGAGGACGGCCCGCACCGGCGTCCCCGAGCGTCCGACCCTGGACGGCCTCGAGGAGAGCTGGGCGCGCCGCTGGCAGGAGGACGGCACGTACGCGTTCGACCGGACGAAGGAGCGGTCGGACGTGTACGCCATCGACACGCCGCCGCCGACCGTATCGGGCGAGCTGCACATGGGACACGTCTTCTCGTACACGCACACCGACACGGTGGCCCGGTTCCAGCGGATGCGCGGCCGGACGGTCTTCTATCCGATGGGCTGGGACGACAACGGTCTGCCCACCGAACGCCGGGTGCAGAACGTCTACGCGGTGCGCTGCGACCCGACCCTGCCGTACGACCCGCGGTGGCAGCCGCCGGCCGGGCCGGTCACCGAGGCGGCCCGGAAGGATCCGACGGCCGTCTCCCGGCGCAACTTCGTCGAGCTGTGCGAACGCCTGACCGCCGAGGACGAGCAGGTCTTCGAGGCGCTCTGGCGGCGGCTCGGGCTCTCGGTGGACTGGTCGCTGACGTACACCACCATCGGGCGGGTGGCGCGGGCGACCAGCCAGCGGGCGTTCCTGCGCAACCTGGCCCGGGGCGAGGCGTACCAGGCGGAGGCGCCGACGCTCTGGGACGTCGGCTTCGCCACCGCCGTCGCCCAGGCGGAACTGGAGGACCGCGAGCGGCCCGGGGCGTACCACCGGCTGCGGTTCACCGGGCCCGGCGGGCGGGAGGTGCTGATCGACACCACCCGGCCGGAGCTGCTGCCGGCCTGCGTGGCGCTGGTCTGCCACCCCGACGACGAGCGCTACGCGGACCTGGTCGGCGCGTCCGTGCGTACCCCCGTGTTCGGGGTCGAGGTGCCGGTGCGCGCGCACCCGCTGGCGGACCCGGCCAAGGGCACGGGCATCGCGATGGTCTGCACCTTCGGCGACCTGACCGACGTGACCTGGTGGCGGGACCTGGAGCTGGCGACCCGGGTGGTGATCGGTCGGGACGGGCGGCTGCTGCCCGAGCCGCCGGCCGGCGTGCCCGCGCAGCCCTACGCGGCGCTGGCCGGGCAGACCGTCGCCGCTGCCCGCCGGACCCTGGTGGGCCTGCTGCGCGACGCGGGCGACCTGGTCGGCGAGCCCCGCGAGATCACCCATCCGGTGAAGTTCTACGAGCGGGGCGACCGGCCGCTGGAGATCGTGTCCACCCGGCAGTGGTACCTGCGCAACGGCGGCCGGGACGCCGACCTGCGCGCGGAGCTGCTGGCCCGGGGCGCCGAGCTGCGCTGGGTGCCGGAGCACATGCGACACCGGTACGACCACTGGGTGGGCGGCCTGACCGGCGACTGGCTGGTCAGTCGACAGCGCTTCTTCGGCGTGCCGGTGCCGGTGTGGTACCGGCTCGACGACGCTGGCGAGCCGGACTGGAGCCAGCCTCTCACACCGGACGAGTCGATGCTGCCGGTCGACCCGTCCAGCGACGCCCCGCCCGGTCACGACGAGTCGCAGCGCGGGGTGCCCGGCGGTTTCGTCGGTGACCCGGACGTGCTGGACACCTGGGCCACCTCGTCGCTGACCCCGCAGATCGTCGGCGGCTGGGAGACCGACCCGGACCTGTTCGGCCGGGTCTTCCCGATGGACCTCCGGCCACAGGGGCAGGAGATCATCCGGACCTGGCTCTTCGCCTCGGTGGTCCGCGCGCACCTGGAACACGGCGTGCTGCCCTGGCGGGACACCGTGCTCTCCGGCTGGATCCTCGACCCGGACCGGAAGAAGATGTCGAAGTCCAAGGGCAACGTGGTCACCCCGATGGGCCTGCTGGAGCAGCACGGCTCCGACGCCGTGCGGTACTGGGCGGCCAACGGGAAACCCGGCATGGACCTGGCCTTCGACCCGGCGCAGATCAAGGTCGGCCGGCGGCTCGCCACCAAGCTGCTCAACGCGTCGAAGTTCGCCCTCGGGCTGGGCGCCGCGGACGCGTTGCGCGCCCCGGCGACCACCCCGCTGGACACCGCCATGCTCGCCGAACTCACCGGCGTGGTCGGCACCGCGACGGCGGCCTTCGACGCGTACGACCACACGGCCGCGTTGCAGGCCACCGAGTCCTTCTTCTGGCGGTTCTGCGACGACTACATCGAGCTGGTGAAGGAACGCGCCTACGGCACCGGGGCGGGGGCCGACTCGGCCCGGGCGGCCCTCGCGACCGCGCTGTCGGTGCAGTTGCGGCTCTTCGCCCCGGTGCTGCCCTTCGTCACCGAGGAGATCTGGTCCTGGTGGCGGTACGGCTCGGTGCACCGGGCCACCTGGCCCACCACGTACGAGGTGGGGCGGGCCATCCAGGCACCCGGTGACCCGGAGCTGCTGCGGCTGGCCGCCGACGCGCTCGGCCAGGTGCGGCGAGCCAAGTCGGAACGGAAGCTGTCGATGAGGGCGGAGGTGCCGCTGGCCGAGGCGCTGGGCCCCGCCGCGCTGCTCGACCAGCTCACCTCGATCGCCGACGACGTCCGCGCCGCCGGCCGGATCGCCACCCTCGACCTGCTCCCCGACCGCACCCCGGAGCTCGTCATCGCCTGCGCCTTCTAG
- a CDS encoding ABC transporter ATP-binding protein, translating into MTEPADGSPSVPAPRRAPDDGPDLDRWRGRATDPDADRSRAEDATPEAVARLRARSRDLLRQLLHPQRGRLGLAVALLLVQNAAAMSGPYLVMVGIDRAIAPLRAGDPGPLVTVATAFGAAALTEYAARRGFLTLTARIGQAVLLELRRRVYDHFLRLDVGFHERYTSGRVMSRLTSDLDSIAELVDGGIDSLVVAALSVLSVAGILLWLDLPLAAVTLLAFPFLFWLSRWFARASAGAYRRTREAVALVIVHFVESLRGIRAVQAFRREPRNQQIFAAVNDDYRQASLGAFRLIAIYSPGIKLIGNLTVAVVLGYGGARVLAGRTEVGVLAAFLLYLRRFFEPMQELSQFYNSLQSATAALEKLAGVLDERPAVAEPERPTPLPAGPGRGLVRFRTVSFGYRPETPILAGLELTVPAGQTVALIGPTGAGKSTIAKLLARFHDPDAGTVSLDGVDLRDLADAELRRAVVLVTQENHLFSGSVAENIRFGRPDADDAAVEAAARAIGAHEFIAALPDGYATEVHRRGGRLSAGQRQLVAFARAFLADPRVLILDEATSSLDVPTERLVQHALGSILRDRTALVIAHRLSTVEIADRVLVIDGGRIVEDGPPGELATAGGRYAALHDQWRDSLI; encoded by the coding sequence GTGACGGAGCCGGCGGACGGGTCACCCTCCGTCCCCGCGCCGCGCCGCGCGCCGGACGACGGACCGGACCTGGACCGGTGGCGCGGTCGGGCCACCGACCCGGACGCCGACCGCAGCCGCGCCGAGGACGCCACCCCCGAGGCGGTCGCCCGGCTCCGGGCCCGCAGCCGGGACCTGCTGCGGCAGCTGCTGCACCCGCAGCGGGGCCGGCTCGGGCTGGCCGTGGCGCTGCTGCTGGTGCAGAACGCCGCCGCGATGTCCGGGCCGTACCTGGTGATGGTCGGCATCGACCGGGCCATCGCCCCGCTGCGCGCCGGCGACCCGGGACCGCTGGTCACGGTGGCGACCGCGTTCGGCGCCGCGGCGCTCACCGAGTACGCCGCCCGGCGCGGCTTCCTCACCCTCACCGCGCGGATCGGCCAGGCCGTCCTGCTGGAGCTCCGCCGCCGGGTGTACGACCACTTCCTCCGCCTCGACGTCGGCTTCCACGAGCGCTACACCTCCGGCCGGGTGATGTCCCGGCTCACCAGCGACCTCGACTCGATCGCCGAACTGGTCGACGGCGGGATCGACAGCCTGGTCGTCGCCGCGCTCTCGGTGCTCTCGGTGGCCGGCATCCTGCTCTGGCTGGACCTGCCGCTGGCCGCGGTGACCCTGCTCGCCTTCCCGTTCCTGTTCTGGCTGTCCCGCTGGTTCGCCCGGGCCTCCGCCGGGGCGTACCGGCGCACCCGGGAGGCGGTGGCCCTGGTCATCGTGCACTTCGTCGAGTCGCTGCGGGGCATCCGCGCGGTGCAGGCGTTCCGGCGGGAGCCGCGCAACCAGCAGATCTTCGCCGCGGTGAACGACGACTACCGGCAGGCCAGCCTGGGCGCGTTCCGGCTGATCGCGATCTACTCGCCGGGGATCAAGCTGATCGGCAACCTGACCGTGGCGGTGGTGCTCGGCTACGGCGGCGCCCGGGTGCTGGCCGGCCGGACCGAGGTGGGGGTGCTCGCCGCGTTCCTGCTCTATCTGCGGCGGTTCTTCGAGCCGATGCAGGAGCTGAGCCAGTTCTACAACTCGCTCCAGTCGGCCACCGCCGCGCTGGAGAAGCTGGCCGGGGTCCTCGACGAACGACCGGCGGTGGCCGAACCGGAGCGGCCGACGCCGCTGCCCGCCGGGCCGGGCCGGGGGCTCGTCCGGTTCCGCACGGTGTCGTTCGGCTACCGCCCGGAGACCCCGATCCTGGCCGGGCTGGAGCTGACCGTGCCGGCCGGGCAGACCGTGGCACTGATCGGCCCGACCGGTGCCGGCAAGTCGACCATCGCCAAGCTGCTGGCCCGCTTCCACGACCCGGACGCCGGCACGGTCAGCCTGGACGGCGTCGACCTGCGGGACCTCGCCGACGCCGAGCTGCGCCGCGCGGTGGTGCTGGTCACCCAGGAGAACCACCTGTTCAGCGGCTCGGTGGCGGAGAACATCCGGTTCGGCCGGCCGGACGCCGACGACGCCGCCGTGGAGGCCGCCGCCCGGGCCATCGGCGCGCACGAGTTCATCGCCGCCCTCCCCGACGGGTACGCCACCGAGGTGCACCGCCGCGGCGGCCGGCTCTCCGCCGGGCAGCGTCAGCTCGTCGCGTTCGCCCGGGCGTTCCTCGCCGACCCGCGGGTGCTGATCCTCGACGAGGCCACCTCGTCGCTGGACGTGCCGACGGAGCGGCTGGTGCAGCACGCGCTCGGCAGCATCCTGCGGGACCGGACCGCGCTGGTCATCGCGCACCGGCTCTCCACGGTGGAGATCGCCGACCGGGTGCTGGTGATCGACGGCGGCCGGATCGTCGAGGACGGCCCGCCGGGCGAGCTGGCCACCGCCGGTGGCCGGTACGCCGCCCTGCACGACCAGTGGCGCGACTCGCTGATCTGA